From one Coffea eugenioides isolate CCC68of chromosome 11, Ceug_1.0, whole genome shotgun sequence genomic stretch:
- the LOC113753299 gene encoding protein-S-isoprenylcysteine O-methyltransferase B-like translates to MAEIFNYTACRQLLQMFCAIVFFHGSEYVLAMAIHGKSSITVKSLLISKSYILAMVCSLIEYLMEVYFFPGLKEHWWISNLGLAMVVIGEIIRKLAILTAGQSFTHLIKIYHQENHKLVTHGVYQFVRHPGYSGFFIWAVGTQFMLCNPLSTVAFAIVVWRFFALRIPYEEFYLRQFFGSEYEDYARRVPSGIPFVK, encoded by the coding sequence ATGGCAGAAATCTTCAATTACACAGCTTGCAGACAATTATTGCAAATGTTTTGTGCGATCGTATTCTTTCACGGTTCAGAATATGTACTTGCAATGGCCATTCATGGAAAATCAAGCATAACAGttaagtcacttttaatcagtAAAAGCTATATCCTTGCAATGGTTTGCTCACTGATAGAGTACCTTATGGAGGTTTATTTCTTCCCGGGGCTAAAGGAACATTGGTGGATAAGTAATCTTGGCCTTGCAATGGTTGTTATTGGTGAAATCATAAGGAAGTTGGCCATTTTAACTGCTGGTCAATCCTTCACTCATCTTATTAAGATTTATCACCAGGAGAATCACAAATTGGTGACGCATGGAGTTTATCAATTTGTCCGCCACCCTGGTTATAGTGGATTCTTCATCTGGGCTGTTGGCACTCAATTTATGCTTTGTAATCCTCTATCAACAGTCGCATTTGCCATTGTGGTTTGGCGCTTTTTTGCACTGCGGATACCGTATGAGGAGTTTTACTTGCGGCAGTTTTTTGGGTCCGAGTATGAGGATTATGCTAGGCGAGTCCCCTCTGGGATTCCATTTGTAAAGTGA